DNA from Triticum aestivum cultivar Chinese Spring chromosome 7D, IWGSC CS RefSeq v2.1, whole genome shotgun sequence:
TGTTGACATAATTAGAAATAGTGGGGGTCtctctcttaggtatataggatataAGATTGGGATCTAGCCTTGTATTATTATGTCATGTGTATTGTGCAATTAGCCTTGTGCATTTACAACAAAATGTGGTAAAACGTTTACGACTAGTTTTCCTTGTTGCGTCAAGTAACTGGCACTGTAATTTGCAGTATGGTCTGGTGCACATTTCAGCTGGAGATTTGTTAAGGGCAGAAATCGCCACAGGCACTGACAATGGGAAGCAGGCCAAGGAGTTTATGGAGAAGGGACAGCTGGTTCCTGACGAGATCGTTGTTAATGTGGGTATATTTTCTTTGCAATTTCATTAATGTGTTTCAAGTGAACGGTGGTAACACTGAGAAACATTTTGGGTTACCGCCAGATGGTGAAGGGGCGTCTTCTGCAACCAGATGCTCAGGAAAAGGGTTGGCTTTTGGATGGTTACCCGAGAAGTTATTCACAGGCAATGGCACTGGAAACTCTTGGAATCCGGCCTGACATTTTCATTCTATTAGATGTAAGTGCCCGAGCCCAGCTATGGCAAATTATTGGTATGTGATGCAAATTGTGGGACATAATGGACATTGTTGTGGTAAGGTACTAGCAGTACCAATTAAGCTTGAACACTGCCTCCAGACCTTGAAAACTGCTTGTAGCTACCCTTAGCCTAACTAATAGTTTGAACAGGGCAAACACTGCCTTTGTGACCAATGTTGGATTTTCCTGAGAAAATGGAGATAAATGTAGTCCCTTTTTTGGTACTAGTTACATAATAAAATCTACATATTTACCCTTTCAAGAATAAATAAGATCCATAATTTCAAGTTGCGCATTTTAAGTACTTTCTAAGTGTTAACACTGTAATCTGGCAATACACGATGTATTTATCATGCTTTCTCTGTCGTGTTGAAACTGGCTGCAATTCAGTAAACTATTTCTGAAATGGAGAGTGTAAGTACTGGTGTTTTTTATGTTCAGTAGGAATATTAGCTCACCCGTGGAAAATGTAGGTTCCAGATGAACTTCTTGTTGAAAGGGTAGTTGGCAGACGGCTGGATCCTGAAACTGGGAAAATATACCATCTAAAGTATTCTCCACCTGAGAATGAAGAAATTGCATCCAGGCTTACACAAAGATTTGATGATACAGAAGAAAAGGTACATGGTTCCCATATTATTAGTTAAGATAATGACAGCATAGTTTTGCATTTATTATTAGACATGGTGGAAGTGCTTATTTGTTATTAGTCATGCAGTACATGGTGTTACTACAACACATTGTATTTTGTCTGCTGCTAATTAAAACTAGCTTGACATAGTTATTATCTCACTGTGGACCATATTTCCATGGTGGGGAAGTTGTGCATTTTTATTTTGTATTACATTCGATAACAAGACTCGGTCACTCAGTATATGGAAGGCACGTGCTGCCTGGTCTAACGTGTGTCACCCAAAGAACAAAGTGGGGCTGGGTATCCTTAACCTGACTGCAGAACGAGGCCATGCTTATGAAGCATATAACAAGCTTTACGACAAGGCTGATATCCCTTGAGTGAAACTAGTTTGGAACTACTACAATGCTTCCTGGCGGTTTATAATTTCCCTCCTCTCCCCACGCCTCTGGTACTGTGCACCCCTTCTGGTGGAGAGATGTCTTTAACCTCTCCCATAAATTTAGGCAATTAGCTTCCTGTTCTATTGCCAGAGGAGACACTGTTCTTTTCTGGAATGATTGCTGGTCTGATCATCTGATGAGGAGAAAATTCCATGGAATTCATGCATTTGCCCTTGATAGTCTTGCCTTGGTCCAGGATGTCCTCAATACTCATGAGCCCTTACATCTCTTTCATATCCCCCTTTCCAGGCAGGCTTTCGATGAATTTCATGAATTCAGAGAGTTTCTGTCCAACATACATTCATGCTCAGTTTCCTGAAGATAATGACTCTTGGTCCTTCTCTTGGGGTGCTAGGCTGCTAGCTTTTCATCCTCTAAAATGTACAGAGCTCAGTTTCAACACATTCATGCACCTAATAACTCCTCTTGGCTCTGGAATTCCAAATGCACCCTTAAGCCCAGATGCTTTGCCTGTTTTTTTCTGAATGATAGGCTCAATACAAAGGATATGCTTCAACGTCACCAATTTCAGCCTCCTGGTGGTGTCAGCCGTGCCCTTTGTAACCTGCATATGTTGAGACTAGGGACCACATTTTCTGGCTTTGCAGCTTCAGCTCTTCATGCAGGAACATTCTTGGTATTTGTTTTGATCTACCTCAGTTTTCCTTGGATGGGGTCACCTCCAGGGTAAAGCTCAAGATTGGCAAACCTTTCTACTTTGAGGTCCTGACGGTGGCTGCTCAGAATATTTGGAAACGAAGGAACGGGAAGATCTTTCATTGCTCCTAGTAAAACCTCCTGGCTGTTTAGCTTCAAAAGGGATCTCCTCCTTCTTTCTTACAGAATGAAGAAAGAGCTTGCCATCCCTCTTAAGAGCTTGGCTTGATACCCTTGAGTGTACCCCTTATGGAAGTTGTACGCTCATAGTGTGCAAGACCTTGCACCGATGTTCCAGGATGGTAGAGTTGCTGATGTAGTATGCCGGTTCTTGAACTGCTTGTTATGATGACGGAAGCTTGCAGAGAGTGCTGTGTTGAGTACTTGAGTTAGATCACTCTTTCCTGGTCTCACATTTCTCATTGACCGTTTATCTATATATGTGGATTTTATCAAAAGAATCTGATTTTCATGTGTTTGTTCTTTTACAGGTTAAGCTGAGGTTGCAGACTCATTATCAAAATATCGAGTCCTTGGTTTCGATATATGAAGATGTTATAGTCAAGGTAGGCAATTTATCTCCTTCATACTTAGAACGCTCTGCCTTGTTGGTCAGCTCAAGGCTGATATGCTATTCTACTTCATGTTGTCTATATTCCGTCGAATTACCACATCACAGATTATAGACAACATAAGTTTTTGGGGGAAAAGTATAACAAACATATATTTTTTGGATTATGTACTTTTATAAAGTAGGGCTAAGGAACTAAATCATCATAACTTAGTTTCTGTCCAGAAGTTGCTTACCACATACCGTGTGGTAGTCAATTAACATATTTTTGTTCTGCTACCTAGATGGAGTAGCTCTTGTTGTTGTTAAATTCCTTGTTCCTCCATGGCATTCTTTATTCTACTTTTGTTGTCGAGGTTGTGCACTATATAGAGCAACAACAAAAAAACTCACTGAGCAAACATTTCATAATCATGATGTATCTAGTTACCTGTAACTTTCATGTATCTCTTTCACTGTCATCTGTGGTTTAGGTAAATGGAAATACCACGGTGGAAGGTGTATTCGGTGAGATCGAGAAGCTGCTCACTTCCAGCCTTGATAAGAAAACAGAAATGGTGGGTAGCTAACTCATAAGCAGAGAAAGCTGCCCGAACCAGACATGTGGCTGAAGCATGATTTTATTCTATTTTTTGAAGACATGCAGGTGACAAAGCATTTAGGATGATATTTAGAAAAGCCCTTTGTTATTCATGGATGTAAATGCGTCACTGTTTTGTAATGATCTTTACTAGGAATGCATTGATATACAGTGCAATTGGAAGGATTGCCTTGAGTTTGCACTTTTCAGCCTACATTTGGGTTGCACAACTTCATTGCCTGTATTTTGTTACTCTGGAGACTGTCAGGTATTTCTGATGCTAGCTGAGGATTCTTTGTGTGACGATTTTGTAACATTAGAAACCAGAAATCTGGCTGCAGAACTATATAAGCAAAGTGTATACCCAATATTCACAATATGTATCATGGAAAGAAGAACACACTGAGACAGACATCTCCTTGTGAGCACAATAATCTTTCAATCAACAAATTTTTTTGCATCCAACACAAATCAGGGAGCGAGACCATGCTGCAACACAAACCGAGTTCGCGGAGTTGCCGCGGCATATTCTTATTTGTTTGACCCAGATTTTCAACCACATGATCATCTCGTCAGCAGTCAGCACTACATGATTTCAACTACAGCTCGGCCAACGATCTTGCCCTGGTTGAGATCCTCATAGGCGCTGTTCGCCTCTTCGAATTTGCATTTCCTTGATATGGCGTTCTCGAGATTGAAGGCGCCGCTCTCAGCAAGCTTGACTATCTGAGGAAGATCTTGCCTGGCTCTTGCACCATACGAGCCAATGATTTTGACCTGGTTCCAGTAATCATGTTAGCAGCCAGCCAATGTTACACAAAGCAAGCAAGGGAATCCAAGTAAAATTATAGTATTCAAAATGGATACAATGGTACTATACGAGTAAATTGAGAGGGCCTATATGTGCCAAGACAACGAACATCAACAAACGAAGAGTAATCTGATGGAGCTAGATGCATACCTGTCGGCGAACAAGACGGGTTATATCCACCTCGCCTACTACGTTTGTTGCAGCAAGCCCGATCATAACAGCTTTACCTCCATCTCGTACACTTTGGGTGCACTGGGAAAATGTTAATGCCTTGCCAAGTGCCTCCACAGCGACATCCACACCTCTCCCACCAGTAATTTCCTGTGAATAATGAGATCATTCACATCTGAATGCGAGCACTAGCTAAGACTGCAGAAGCAACATCTGGACAGCCCATGATCAGGATGAGATATCGAGAAATGCTACCTAAACAAACTGCATTGAGTGGTTTAAAACTTCAGACGTTATATGGGTAATCACAAACTTGTTGTATACCTTGATCCTTTCAACAGCGTCTTCTTTAGCTGCGTTTACGGTGTGGGTTGCTCCAAGTGTTTTTGCATTCTGGAGTTTATCATCGAGAACATCCACTGCAATGACTTCTGAAGCTCCAAATGCTCTTGCTATCTGTAAGCAACTGCAATGTTGGAGTAATGAGGATGCGCCAACATAAGCTCCAGAGTTTAGGAATGAATTTAATCCTTTCTTCAAATGGATATGTATGGGCAATATTCTTATATCAGCTAACCTTGACCCGACCCCTCCAACTCCAATCACTGCTACTGAATCACCGGCACGCATTTCAGCAGCATGCCTCAAAGCGCCATATGCGGTGAACACAGCACATCCTAGAATGGCTGACTCTGTGTATGGCAACGAGTTAGGAAGAACTGCTAGTGCATTGGCCGGCACAACACAGTATTCTGCAAGCCCGCCCATACTGTACATGTACACCGGTTTTCCTGGAGGTGTTTCAAAACATCAGCAACACTACAATAATATTATACTGTGACACTAGCGATAGAGTATGTAAATGAATATTCTCAAATCACCGTTGCTGCGTAGAAACAGTCGGGTTTCACCATCGTACAGTGTTCCTTTAGCACGATTATATGCAAAGAAAGACTCACAGAGGTCTTCCTGGCCCTGTATCAAATCCATGTACATGGATGAGGTCAAGAAAACGAAGCAACACTTCCGTAAAGGATGGTCTGATCCAGAGAAGGCAGTACCTTCACACAGTAAAAGCAATTCCCACAGGGCATTATGAAGGCTCCAACAACATGACTGCCGACTGGGAACCTGTTCATTTTTTAGGGATAATAACCGATTAATTGCAGAAAACCAGCATCAGAAAGTTGGATAAGTGAATAACGCTGATGATGGTGCTTCCATGCTTTACCCCTTCAACAGGAGTTGCAAAAATATTTGAGCACTCCAAAAAGGTAATCAGATGGAAATCCAGCATCTATCTGTGCTGTAAATTTCGCGCAACTCTCAAGGGGCCAAGCATTCAATCAAACTGAAGCTCCTCTATTTATCAGCCTAAGCAGGTGTTGATGTTCCAAAGAAAAGCCTAATAATAAACAGGTGTGCTTGTTATTGTTTCTGGCCGCATCAGTATGTACCTATTGACGATCTCAGCGGGCGTGTGCATGCCATGGTCGACAACCTCCCCGGTGATCTCATGGCCAACGACACAAGGGCTGGCGAAAGGGAGCTCGCCTTTCATGACATGGAGATCAGAGTGGCAGACTCCACAAGCTGCACAAGTTGAGCTCATGTCAGATAAAAACATTAGGATCCACATATGGGAGCTGTGACACCCCATTCCGAGAGTCCTCACAGTCACAGGATGCAGACCCAAGTCAAACGAACCTCACAGGAGCATGCATACTTGTTTAGACAAATTGGGCGTATAATCATCCATTCCCCTTTTGTTTTTATAATAATTTGTTATGCATTATTGCACAGCATACCTAACCAGCAGTGTCAGTCAGAGCATCGTTTACTAGAAATTTCTCTTGTAAATtagggggagagaggaggggaggCGAACAGAGGGAGTTCATCCAAATCTCTAGCGGGAAGAAGGAAGAG
Protein-coding regions in this window:
- the LOC123164178 gene encoding adenylate kinase, chloroplastic; this encodes MASSTAAAAAVTSLLPPPVGAERPVPQGRLLFRASRAGSRPLRLNPARHHGLSPAPRAAKAVEAGKADHLNVMIAGAPASGKGTQCELIKAKYGLVHISAGDLLRAEIATGTDNGKQAKEFMEKGQLVPDEIVVNMVKGRLLQPDAQEKGWLLDGYPRSYSQAMALETLGIRPDIFILLDVPDELLVERVVGRRLDPETGKIYHLKYSPPENEEIASRLTQRFDDTEEKVKLRLQTHYQNIESLVSIYEDVIVKVNGNTTVEGVFGEIEKLLTSSLDKKTEMVGS
- the LOC123164177 gene encoding alcohol dehydrogenase → MSISTASRRALSRIGGALRRSLSSSSSSVPDASGYHVSGGPSFMRAAVFWEPGRPLTMEEFRMPRPKAGEVLVKTKACGVCHSDLHVMKGELPFASPCVVGHEITGEVVDHGMHTPAEIVNRFPVGSHVVGAFIMPCGNCFYCVKGQEDLCESFFAYNRAKGTLYDGETRLFLRSNGKPVYMYSMGGLAEYCVVPANALAVLPNSLPYTESAILGCAVFTAYGALRHAAEMRAGDSVAVIGVGGVGSSCLQIARAFGASEVIAVDVLDDKLQNAKTLGATHTVNAAKEDAVERIKEITGGRGVDVAVEALGKALTFSQCTQSVRDGGKAVMIGLAATNVVGEVDITRLVRRQVKIIGSYGARARQDLPQIVKLAESGAFNLENAISRKCKFEEANSAYEDLNQGKIVGRAVVEIM